A region of Anolis sagrei isolate rAnoSag1 chromosome 2, rAnoSag1.mat, whole genome shotgun sequence DNA encodes the following proteins:
- the LYL1 gene encoding protein lyl-1, translated as MRIRAKMMEKLKITPLPVVPEPQEPPPPSSPEPLHSPGSGEEEIEVTPPLTSSPTSSSPQAKGSPPPEMSPTPLPHNVPVISLGYSKPPNHAEVPTTQLTALHPIPSFLQLSAMPPGGPPPPLPLAGVRSPLLTPQYQPHPFLNSIYISSSGPFGLFPNNRLKRRPSHFEQDITEGHQPQKVARRVFTNSRERWRQQNVNGAFSELRKLIPTHPPDKKLSKNEILRLAMKYINFLVKLLNDQARLAGGGEPTDAETPCNETPRTPSPPAPIKLEQVTVEPVTVLEAGEPR; from the exons ATGAGAATCAGagcaaaaatgatggagaaactgAAGATCaccccacttcctgttgtccctgAGCCCCAAGAGCCTCCTCCACCTTCATCTCCAGAACCTCTTCACTCCCCAGGAAGTGGGGAAGAGGAGATAGAGGTCACCCCACCCCTCACTTCTAGCCCCACCTCATCCTCCCCTCAAGCCAAAGGGAGTCCTCCCCCTGAAATGTCCCCAACGCCTTTGCCCCACAACGTTCCAGTCATCAGTCTAGGCTACAGCAAGCCTCCCAACCATGCTGAGGTGCCCACCACCCAGCTCACTGCACTGCACCCCATCCCCAGCTTCTTGCAGCTCTCGGccatgccaccagggggccctccaCCACCCCTGCCTCTCGCTGGAGTAAGAAGCCCCCTCTTGACCCCACAGTACCAGCCCCATCCTTTCCTCAACAG CATCTACATCAGCAGCTCTGGACCGTTCGGCCTCTTTCCCAACAACCGTCTCAAGCGCAGGCCAAGCCACTTTGAACAGGACATTACAGAGG GTCATCAGCCTCAGAAGGTGGCACGCCGGGTCTTCACCAACAGCCGGGAGCGATGGCGGCAGCAGAATGTGAACGGAGCCTTTTCTGAGCTTCGGAAACTCATCCCAACTCACCCCCCTGATAAAAAACTGAGCAAGAATGAGATTCTCCGCCTGGCCATGAAGTACATCAACTTTTTAGTTAAGCTGCTGAACGACCAAGCCCGACTGGCCGGGGGAGGGGAGCCCACTGATGCAGAGACCCCCTGCAATGAGACCCCAAGGACTCCCTCACCACCCGCACCCATAAAGTTGGagcaggtgactgtagagcctgTGACTGTGCTGGAGGCAGGGGAGCCTCGGTGA